In Alosa alosa isolate M-15738 ecotype Scorff River chromosome 10, AALO_Geno_1.1, whole genome shotgun sequence, the genomic stretch CACTAGCTGAACGTAACATGTAGAACCCCACATCAACAAAAAATGCTTAAGACAATTCCAAGAATTGTTTACATTTTCCACAAATAAatattatagaccctttcaagagagttccattatcagcatcatagttggccccacaaggcttccattttaacattccatatgttatcttaatgcagaggaagtagattggggcccaaatagaacgttcaagcattgtttttgtttttattgttgaaagggtctataatgtGTAACTGAACAACCCACCTGAGTTTGTTTTCATCTGTTGGAGCCACCAGGAAGGAGCATGGAGATGTGTGTCCGTTGCAGAAAGGGTCAGGTATGCTAACGGGTGCCTCCTCCAGCCGCCGGCCGCTGAAGCTGAGCCCACACTCGGGGCATTCCTCCGGCACGAAGAAACAAAAGATATCCTTGTTGCAGTGGCTGAACCTCACCACACTCTTATCCATGGagaacacacatggacacagcaACGTCCAGGAACGATAACGCTGGCTCCTATACCTTCACACACCAGTGGCTGTGGAGGGTGATCTAGTAGTATCTGTTTGTGACGTTCACAGACACCCTTATTTGTAACCATTAGCCTATCCGGTTTCACATAACCCAATACCTGCTGAGTAGCAGTACCCATTTGTGTATTAATGCCAAGAGGGAGCAGCAGCCATGTGTTTTTTATGGAAACTGTCTGGTCGGTTACAATTCTAAATGGGTTCAGGGAATGGGATCTTGCTTTATAACAGCTTTCTGTAGTGTGATCCATCCCAGAGTTTAAAGTAGATGTAAAGGTCTCAGAGAAGGTATTGTGTGCTCAGATAAATCACATCAACATGATGAATAAATTATACACTAACGAGGGATGAATGgataaattaaataatgtttAATTGCAATTTATCAACCAGAAACATGTTCCACAATATTATAAAACTATTCAATTTCCTTTTAATTACAAGATTAATTAAGACATGCTCAGTGGAGAGATAAGAAACAGTTAGTGTTTCTTTTTTCAATTAGTTCAATTGAAGGCTATGCATGAGTGGCAATCGGAGCACAGGAGAGAGCCTGTGCATGATGCAATACGATTTTCATCCTTAACCCCCACAACAGCAGATGGACAGAACAAAGCGACCCTGTGTGATAGAAGACACATTGAAATGCAATTCTGAGCCTTTTGAGAACAGACAGTGCATCTGTATTATGTgtaggggtcgaccaattatcggcttgaccgattattagggccgatatttagcctttttataataattggtatcggtcattttttccaccgataagccgatattgaaatggataaagaatgaaacgcgctactttgtctgtaaagcgtctcagcgtctctcactccctgaatttgctactctgtggtcaagagcattgtcccgcccactacacagTCTGATTTGTTcgttagcacgaatgcagccaatcaggatcgaagactgaacacagacaaagtttaggattctcactgaggcagactgggcttcagctgtagcctacggagctatttttcgaaggtaaggaaggtagcctatattgctgaagttgcagtgaatcacaatcatctacactgaagttacaaaaacaccactttgtaagctattgtctctttgatccggatcaataagtaaagcacccacttccttcatttagcgaattcccgattgatgcacgttactgaAGCTGTTTACTAGTTATCCCACAAACTCGGGTGCTGTGTGtcgggagttctctgcctccgcctcgttcgttaattgtgaataacgggacacctcggcggacatagtacagacaagtcctaaattatgcgatagcgaacgacaaaaagtctaattgctcctttttgaaacggactgtcagaaaagactacatgcacccagggccaACCGTAAATGAATCCGACCTGAACAAAATCGcgtcctgagctggctattaacgtgccttttaggctctcaaaGGTGTAGCTTATAGcttacacatggacacaaattgcatgcttaaatagcctaagaactattttaaaactgttttgttaaactattcaaccgtaacacttgccatcacgcatgcacctcttcctctccctctcgtgcactcacacacgatggcaaagcatccgctttgtgacaggtcccttaacaagcacatagcccattgtgcaggcctactccatgaaaataattgctatcactcagctcttggattaacatgatacacaagatttacacttgcaaagtgatgcaagttgatagacaattgtgtatcaaaagaaaagtttgcataattaaatgattttgaatgaaatttttgcagcatatagcctttactatctacccccctttttttttgacaactgacatatcggttttacatatcggttatcggcctcctgttttggtaataattgatatcggtatcggtcaccccaccccccaccaccaccacacacacacacaactgcatctGTATCATGTGTGTTGTTTATATTGCTTTACTGAGGCTCCACACATCATGAGCTTACTGTGGTCAGTGCTGAAAGCTGGACAGGTGAAAAAACTGCTCAGTATATTTAAATATCTATTTTGTGTCCGTGTTTGTATACATTTAACatcatttgtttttattcaaTTACAAGTTAAATTTTGATCACTATTCTCAATCATATGCATGTTAAGTGTATTTTTGAATGTTATTGTAATTGTTTAATAAATTACTTACATAATTTGCTTTGTTTTAATAATTTACTAGATTACTACATAATCATAGAGACATTTACCCAAGgcctattgtgatgtcatctcTGCCAACATGACCAATGAAAAAAGTGGCAAAACTGCTCAGTATGTTTAAATATCTATTTTACATTTCCATTTGGTTAGCAATATAAAAACCATTCTGTGATATTTCTTGATAAACTCTGATGTATTTTGAGATCATCTTAACTCTAGGAAGAATGTGAGTCCCTGTGAATTCCTCTCTACTCAAAGAGGGTTTCCCTTCCAGGGTACGTATGTGGTTTATAAAGGCAAGGGCGAAACCATAGCAGCAGGATCCAAACTCCCTCTCCTCGTGAAACCTGTAAGACATCAGTTTAAGATGTAGCTTTCTGCTTTCAGAGAAGCAGCGTGAATGACCTTTTCAGTCTGACCACAAAACTGAACATAAGTCCAGAAATATGCAgtatggtttaaaaaaaaaacatttcaggcACTCTTGATATCATCTATATAGGAAACAAACAACAGCAAACTTTTAACTGGTCTTAGATATTTTGTGTTCTGAAAGGAGAATTCcgggtgatttttcacatagatctctcgaggtcaccaagtactgtcagtacgggggaaaaaacaatcggctctacctagcttgagtttctgcagccaacagctagagcagccaggcagctacagtgctacaccagagactttctaatgaggagacgcagcactcaaaaaatcctccatagaaatgcatggggttagtttgtaacgccaatcagttgtctacacatatcccacctcttccgcggcaaaacgtcgacatgtgaatacattgagccaatcatgtgctgtgttgtgaatacattgagccaataatgtggtgtgttgtgaagacatgtgccaatcatgtgttgtgaagccttgcgcacacgtGTTTCTGCCGAAAcagatgcccgatgagtgcccaaaaggCGTTGCAATATTTGGCCGCCgaatggagggacttgcctaaaaggactttggctacACTCTCTGTGACTTCGAGAAACAGATATCTGTGTGAAAAATTGCTGGAATTTCTCCTTCAATTGTTTGTCAAACGACATTGGGTACCTTGACAATCACTAAAAATCTAAGTTATTGTCATTAgcctattatttattattgttcaGCTTTTATCTGGACAGCTTATATTCTCCGTACCGTTCTGGTGCCCAAGTAGAATGGGAGCAGAATTGTTCAAGCTCCTTGTCCCAGGTATGTTTTAAATGCTCTCTCCAAGGTGGGACTAATTGCAAACATACACATTTCTCCCAGCCATGTTCATCTCTCTGGAGTCCTGATAAGGTATAGTTATATACCACACCTAGAGACACACATTGAATAATCTGATAATGGGCAGATTTGACTTTATCAGTTATAAGGAGATGTATAGATTCAACAAAAGTATCCCTTTCAAAAAAGAAGATTTCTATTGTTCTTTGGTAGTGCTGCTCTGTAGACCCAATAGGCCTAACTCCACAATAGCCTTAGTGTTCTTATAGTACACAGTCTTACAGTACTTCTATAGTATGCCCCAATATACTATGCTATCCTATAAGATTGCTATATCTTATCCCAAAATACTAGTTATTTTTCATAAGGGATAAGAGACAGCAGGCAACAAATTGCCACAGCAAAGTGGTAAGCTATCAATCATCGTTTTCAATGTAGGATCTGGCTTGCCTGAAACAATTTGGTCATGATACATGAAGGACAATACACATCAGATCACAGTGCCAGGttttcagtaggcctaggctagtttGGTGAATGCGAAAAGGCTAACCTGTGGAATTTGTTATGCCAACGTGAAGCTCCGTGTCATGCCATTCcctgcaaataaaaaaaaaatacatggttAAGCTCTGAATGCATTTCCAATTTAGGCGATCTGTTCAAATTTTACGTTTTCTACCCGAGGAAAGACGGTCCGTGCACAGATCCGATTCCAAAAGCACAAGGAACTTTGTGTCCATTGACAAATGGACTCGGAATGCTGACAGGTGCGTTGAGGAGGTCAAACATTAAAGTCTCAGAACAGATGGGACATTGTTTGAATTCGTTTTCTCCTGGACCATCCATTTCTACATTTACAACTGGAAAACGATAGATGGCCTTTTTACAATGGTTGAATTTGATAATTGTTCTCTCCATTCATAATCGTAGTCACAATCGTAGTCTACAGGTAAGGAGGTGGAGTCTATCCGCGCTGTTGTCTCCGATTAATTCAATCGATAAAAGCAATCTTCCTTGGTAGATTGTGAAATGTACCTGTCCAAGTTGTATATAACGTTTTTCGTTAAATTAATTTAACCATAAAACATGCAACATTTTTGTGATAGTGTAAAATTACGGATAAAATGTGTGGCTCCGTTCATGACAACGGTGCGGAACTGTTGGATTATCGACCACTAGAGTAAGTGGGAGATAGTTTCAGGTTGCACTCAAACGCAATAACAGGAACACAAACAAGACAGCTCCTATGGaatgaaaatgtccacaaagcAAGTAACCTGCAGGTAAATGATACACGCCAGTGTTCAATGTGCTATTTTGAGTCATATAAGTTTGGTGTAAGCAGTATATTGGTATGATTCTATCTACGTGACTGTGGTGAGACAATAGAGATAGAAATGGTGCAGCCTGAACTGGCTAACGTGCTCCGGCTAACACGCTAACGTTAGCCAAATTGTCAATGTCGCCTGTTTTAGCAAGAAAACGATCAAGCGAATCGAATCGAATCTGCATGGTTCTTAATGAAATGTTACATTAGACAAGTATTTGAATGAAACAAGTTCTGTAAAGACTGCCCCATGACTTTGTTCTACCGTGGTAATTGCGTGTCTTGGAGAAATCTCTCTTGTTCTTTGTATAAGTTGTTCGGATAACTTGTCCTGATTAGCACCGTCTGAATGTCACCTTTTCATCTTTTTTGAAGATATTTCCTCCATGGCGTGTGTCGAGAAGGGAGCAGATGTATGTTTTCACATGATCTGGCAACAAGTAAACCGTCAACTATATGTAAATTTTATCAGAAAGGTGTTTGTGCCTATGGAGACCGCTGCAGGTAAATTTCAGTTTGTTCATTGTTGTTTGATATTGCGAGATGTGTTGTTCTCTGAAACATGTTCGTGATGGAAGACGTAGGCCTACTGCTTTTTTCGTCCTGGAATTACAGAGTTAACGTTAAACTACTAGCCTAGAATTTGAACTCTGCAGTAGTTTCTAAAGCAGTTATGCATTTCATTATTCTAACATATTAATGCACTATATTAATATGTGGATCTCGAGATGTTCAGTCTTTTGTGCCAATATGTGGCAAAACATTTGCTTTTGCCTTACAAACGTGGCTTGCTGCCTATGTAGGTATGACCACGTCAAGCTCTCAGGTGGTCGAGGAGGTGGAGTAGGGGGTGGcaccagcagcggtgctgtcaGTGGGCCTCCAGGTGTTGATGTGGCCAGCAGAAGCAGCACCAGTTCAGGACCTCCAATGTCAGGAGGTGGTCCACCAACAAACACTGGGAGACCGGCCAAAAAGTCAGTGGTGCTAAGAGACAGAGGTAGGTGCTTTCATCACTTCTGcactttgttttgtcttttgtctAATGGGTCTTTGTAATTACAAGTCAACATCAGCAATGTCAAGAGTGAATAGATATTCAGTTCTCTTTTAATATTACTACTGTTTAAAGAGTTGAAGGCATGAGAGCAGTCTGTTAAACACTGCCTTGTTTTTCTGCTTTAGCACTGGGCTGTGAGCGAGGCCTCCTCCACCCAGCAGAGAGTGCGGAGGTGCTGGAAGACCGCTGGGAGTACCGAGACGGCGGCGGGCAGGCCAAATCCCACTCCTACCTGGACGCCATCCGGACCGGGCTGGAGTGCTCTGCCGCCgcgaccccctcctcctcctcctcctcatcctcctacCCGGAGATGCCCCAGACACAACTGTGCCCTTATGCGGCTGCTGGACAGTGTCACTATGGCAACAACTGTCCCTATCTCCATGGGGACCTGTGTGAGATATGCAGGCTTCAGGTGCTGCACCCACTGGACCCTGAGCAGAGAAGAGCTCATGAAAAGGTGAGAGAGCTCACTTGATATGCTGCTCACCTTTGATTGGTTATCAGTTACAATGTGTTTCATGGAGACAGATGGTGGTGGGTTGTTGAATGAAATGTACTGGTTTAGCTTAGCCACATGTGAAATATGAAAGAGTTGAAGTACATGCGTTGGGAATTGGAGATGGAAAATCCTCGTCCATCAGTTGTTCTTTTGATAATAGCCATTTAATGTATGGGGAGCATCAATAGAAGTTAGTGTTTTCACTGTATTTTTAACTTTCCACTTTTTCTGTTTGCTTATGAGGCTGGACTTTTCCATCCCTAGCATGTGTCAGATGGAACTGGAGAatattccctctcttctcttcccatgTAGATGTGCATGATTGCCTTTGAGATGGACATGGAGAAGGCCTTCCGGGCCCAGCAGAGCCAGGACAAGGTGTGCAGCATCTGCATGGAGGTGGTGTATGAGAAGGCCACGCCCTCCGATCGACGCTTCGGCATCCTGTCCAGCTGCTGCCATACCTACTGTCTCAGCTGCATTCGCCAGTGGCGCTGCGCCAAGCAGTTTGAGAACAAGATCATCAAGTGAGTGCCAGACAGCTGGAAAAGCGCACGTTGAGGCGTTGGTGTGTTTCAAAAGAAATAGCATTTCATCAGCTGTGGTGGACACTATGTCCCCTGTGTGTGAATACCGTTTTTTTTTACCAAGCACAGTTGTCAGaagtgaggtgtgtgtaagATAGCGGCGGTCCCTAAGGATTTTATACTGTCGTCTGCTCTTGCAGCTATCTGTTATGTATTCTAAAATCCCATTTCATATTCCCAGGATTTTGGCTAGCTATCAGTCGGAGTTATGGGTCACTTTAAGTAATTACATCAAGAAgaagtgcagaggcatttttttCCCTGATCGCTTGAAGCACGCCCCATAATCAAACCCAAATGGAATGTTAACCAGACTCTGATTGACAAGATAAGTCTGATAGGAATTTGAGTCTGGCCATGCCAgtctacaaccccaaatcagaaaaagttggggcgttgtgtaaaatgtgaataaaaacagaatgtaataatctgctaatcttttaaactcatatttagttgtaAAAAGGACAGAggcaacatatcaaatgttgaaaatgaccaatttgactatttcatggaaaatatatgttcattttgagtttaataccaccaacatgttttaaaaaaagttgggacgggggtagcaaaatgctggaaaagttgtgtagtGATCAGActtattatcacattctgtttttatttgcattttacacaacgtcccaacttcttctgatttggggttgtaagAGAGAATAGCATtacagtatattttttttaGTCCAGCGTCTTCTTTTTTTATGGTGCTGGTCGTGTCATCATATTTCTGGCTTTGTCCATTTTGACTTTGCTAgctgaaaacaaatatccagACCAAGAGTGAATGTAAGGGCAACGATTGGTGCAAGACGGCGAGAACCAATCAGGTttcatgaaatgaaaatgtgtttCCTTGATGCACCTGCAGGAGGCAGCAGCAGGACATTGAAAGTACTCAAGTGATCACCACACAATCACATTTAAACAAAGTGCATCTACCCCATCAGAGCAGAAGCATAATTATGTATGTAGTAATGTGAAATGCCTGAATACATTAATCCAGTGGAATCCCatggcatacatacatacatgcatacatacacacacacacacaaacatgcatacacacatacatacatacacacatacacgcatacatacacacatacatacacacacacacacacacacacatacacatacatacatgtgctGCAGAACAATGAACAACTTGTTGACATATTTGCTTCTGTTTcttttgtctgtgttttgtcCAGGTCTTGTCCTGAGTGTAGAGTTGTGTCTGAGTTCGTCATTCCCAGTGTGTACTGGGTAGAAGATCAGGATGAGAAGAATCGCCTCATTGAAGAGTTCAAATCTGGCGTCAGGTAAGAGAGACTGGGAGTGGCGCACAGGACTTTGGCTTTGAGCTTTCACTTCCTCTGTAGTTTTCCACATACTCACTACACCTCACTGCATAGCAGTTCTGATTTTGCATTCACGCTAAACTAACCTTGTATACCATGAGCTTTATTTAGCTATAGAAGGAATTAGTGGCCTTTTGCATATTATCCTTAATAACCATTAGCGCCAGTAAGGCAGCAGCTCTTTTGTCTGGGCCGTGTTGTTCAGTGACCTTCGGGCAGCCATGGAGAGCTGGTGGGCTACAGCCAGAGCGCTCTGCTCCACTGGGCTCCACATAAATAGCTACCCCAAAGGTCAGCAGCCAGGTCTCTCTGCATTGACTGAAGTGCTTGTCCCCACCACCAGCTGCTTTTGAAGCCCCTACTGATGGGCTCTATATGCTAGGAGGAAGTGTAGCAAGCTGCTCTTGAGAGGCTTGGGCAAGAAAAAGAACAAGAGCACCAGCAGTCCCAGATACTCATGCCCAAATAGCCAGACATGATTTGTTGATAGTCACAGTTACGCCTGTAACCAGATTCCACTCCTTTCATTCTTGATGTTGTATCAACTCCATAATATTAGCTTTGCCTTCAAGGTTTAGCGGTGACGAGCTTAAGACATggctcttttctcttccttctctgtACATACATGGCTCCTGTAGGGCACTTTCATACACTTCATATGTGGCCTAATTGAAGTTAACACTCTTAAGTGGCTGAATGTTACATACATACCTCGACTCCATGGCTGATTGAATGTTTCACGAAAGCAGAGAAGGATCTGAACATCCATGCTGTCTTTGGTCACATGGGATTCCAATTCCTAGTTGTAGTACATGGTGTCTGAATTGTTCTTGTGCTTGTCCCTGAAGTAAGAAGCCCTGCAAGTACTTTGACCAAGGACGAGGAACCTGCCCATTTGGAGGGAAGTGTCTCTATTTGCATGCCTATCCTGATGGCACACTGGCAGAACCTGATAAGCCTCGCAAGCAGCTCAGCTCCGAGGGAAACGTGCGGGTAAGGACAGGGTCTCCTCTTACTGACCTCAACCCGGTGTCCCTGACCACCCCTGTAAATATTTGGGCACAGAGGATGCAGGCATGGACTGTATGGATTCCCATGATGATCCCATGGTACATTCATTTGGCAAGCCACTTTTGCATGAGATTGTATGAAGTTGcctaaacgtgtgtgtgtgtgtctgtgtgtgtgtgtgtgtgtctgtctgtctgtctgtgtgtgtgtgtgtgtgtgtgtgtcttgtcatGTCACCTTTCAGTTCCTGAACTCCGTGCGCCTGTGGGACTTCATAGAGGAGCGTGAGCACCGCGGGGCCTCCCAGTACGAAGACGAGGTGAACGAGTTGGGGGATCTCTTCATGCAGCTGTCGGGAGCAGGGAGCGAGAGTGGGGCCCCAGGACCTCACTGATGCTCAGCACTGaaccctgcccccaccccccccccgccccccagtCCCCCTGGCACTCACACCCACTCATGGCCCACAGGATCACCCACAGGCTCATATCAAACTGTGTACTGAACTGGGCAATAAAAATGTGCTCACTGGTAAGCCTTTCATGTTGAAAATGAGGCTTTTTAAAATGGCATTTTTATTGGGTGGTACATTTTTAGTGAAAGACTATGGCAGTTCTGtatatggggaaaaaaaaaaaaaaaaaaaacgttataaATTTACTGTACTCACACCAATACCAGTTATGTTTGTGAAAGCTGCTATATTTTCTTAATGCAATCAGGTAAATTTTGCCAGATTgacatccatgttctctcacaGTGAGGTCTTAGTGGCCCATCTGCGGTGGAAGTTGAGGGGCTGATCCTGGCAGTGGCACGCGGCTCCTAATGCACTTTTGTAGCAGAAGAGACGCCCTGTGAGACCTGGCAGATCAGCGCACATAACGCAGATTCAGACAAGCTAAGGTCATGGCATGTTTGTGGCTAAACAGTTACATACAAGATGAAGTAAGCAGGGAGGGGATGACCTAAAGAGGAAAAAAGTCCATTCTTAGGGCCAGAGTTTGAGCAGTGAAAGCTACAGATGATTCCCAACAGTTACTCCCAACCACCATTAAGATTCTCAGAGATTCTGTATGTTCCCTGTAGTTGATATCACATTTGTGGTTGTGGTCTTCTATTTTGTGACTGAAGCCTTACTATTTTTTAGATCTCAGAGCACTTAACTCAACTTTGAGTGCTTTGAGTCATATGTCCATTTATATACTTCTGCTGAATTATGTGAAATAGGCTATTGCTTATTTTAAGATTTGGAGGGCACATCATTTGAAATGCAGTTTCAGAAATACAAGGCAGCTCAAATTTTATCAGCATTTTTGTCGAAATTGCCCTATGAAATCATGCAATATATAAATAAGTATTTAATTCAGTTGTCTTGTCTTGCTTTCAAGTACTATTGGGTTAAACCCAAAGATATAAAAAGAATACCTCTTATTGTTTCAAAGAAGGCT encodes the following:
- the mkrn2 gene encoding E3 ubiquitin-protein ligase makorin-2; protein product: MKMSTKQVTCRYFLHGVCREGSRCMFSHDLATSKPSTICKFYQKGVCAYGDRCRYDHVKLSGGRGGGVGGGTSSGAVSGPPGVDVASRSSTSSGPPMSGGGPPTNTGRPAKKSVVLRDRALGCERGLLHPAESAEVLEDRWEYRDGGGQAKSHSYLDAIRTGLECSAAATPSSSSSSSSYPEMPQTQLCPYAAAGQCHYGNNCPYLHGDLCEICRLQVLHPLDPEQRRAHEKMCMIAFEMDMEKAFRAQQSQDKVCSICMEVVYEKATPSDRRFGILSSCCHTYCLSCIRQWRCAKQFENKIIKSCPECRVVSEFVIPSVYWVEDQDEKNRLIEEFKSGVSKKPCKYFDQGRGTCPFGGKCLYLHAYPDGTLAEPDKPRKQLSSEGNVRFLNSVRLWDFIEEREHRGASQYEDEVNELGDLFMQLSGAGSESGAPGPH
- the mkrn2os.1 gene encoding MKRN2 opposite strand, tandem duplicate 1, whose protein sequence is MERTIIKFNHCKKAIYRFPVVNVEMDGPGENEFKQCPICSETLMFDLLNAPVSIPSPFVNGHKVPCAFGIGSVHGPSFLGEWHDTELHVGITNSTGVVYNYTLSGLQRDEHGWEKCVCLQLVPPWREHLKHTWDKELEQFCSHSTWAPERFHEEREFGSCCYGFALAFINHIRTLEGKPSLSREEFTGTHILPRVKMISKYIRVYQEISQNGFYIANQMEM